From the genome of Leptotrichia sp. HSP-342:
CAGCTACAGCATTATGTCCTGTTTTAGTTTCAATCTCAAATTTATTTCCATTAGCTGTTACAGTATTAGAATTAGTACCTCCACCTACAGCAAGACCTATACGTGCAGTAGTACCTCCTATATGGAATGTATTATTATCAAAATTACTCATAGTACTAGTTGCATGAACTGCTGCATTAACACCTGTGTGGTTAGCAGTATAGTAAGTATAGGAATCGTTTAACATATAACTGTTACCACCTACTATTCCATCAACACTATTCCAACTGTAATAAGCTGGTGAGGGTGGTATTGGGATTGCAGGATGGTGTGTTATATTAGCTTGAGCTTGTACTCTAGCAAGTGCAACTGCCCAAGGAGTTTGAGGACTTTGTGCTATATATCTTGTAGTCAACATTTTTTCAATATCACTTACAGAAGAAGACGCAGTTACAGTTACAGTATTACCTGAACCTCCACTATCATCATCTTCTCCCCAAGTATCTGAAGAAACATTTGTAGAGACATTATCATATCTGATTTTAGCTTTTCCTCCAGCACCATTATAGAACCATCCAGATACTGTTTTACCTTCAGAATCAGCGTTTCCTAAATAAAATGTACCACCTGTTAATTGAGTTATAGTTGAAAATTTCATTGGATTTGTATATCTTGCCCATCTACGTAAATTATAAACTTCTGATTGTGGTGTACCTGCAGAATTTGCTGTTAAGAAAGTTGCTTCTGTTGGCATTGTAGCGGAAACACTAGGATTTACACCTGCAGCAGTACTTGCAGAACTATCATTAGCTGTACCTACACTACTATTAGAAGCTAACCCTGCATTTTCTACTGTATTAGAAGTATTTGACAAATACGTCCAGCTTTTATGACCTGTACCATTTCCAGTATTATTATTATCTAAAGAAAACGTTGCTCTATCAACTGTCGTACTAATAGCTCTAGGTGCATGTATAAAGTTATTACTTGGTGTTAAGCTCACATTTGTCCCTACTGGTGATTCTACTGCATATGTATATTCAGGCGCAGTAGGCAATGATAGAGAATCAAGTCTATCTATTTCATAAGGTCTATATGGCTCATGTATATTTGCAGGATTGATTGCCAACGAATTTGGCTCCTGATTTCTTGGTAAGTTTAATCTAGTTGCTCCATAAGCATTTTTCTTTGCATCAAACACATATTTAGTCAAGTCGTTGTTTCTTCTAAAGTATTCTAAATATTTTCCTCCACGACCTCTGTAAGAAGTTCTCCAGTCGTTATTAGTAAATCCTGTTGCATACTGGAAGGAAGCCCAAGGACTTTTTATAACATGTTCTCCTTGTTCCATAAGCATTACAAGTTCTCTTTCAGCCCCTTTAAGAGATTTTTCATTTTCCTGTCTTGCACGCAGGAAGGACTGTCTGAGATCCATTATGGATTCATACGCTTGTGATGACACTTCCTGTTGTTCCTGAACAACATCTGCTCTAAGAGTCTTAGGTGCTATTGTTAACATTCCTGTTACAAGGAATGTAATCAGTAAACTATCAGAATAATGTACATCCTTACATCTTTTTACAAACGATCGCAGATCTTTAGCAATCTGTCGTAAATTATTACTCATATTTTCCTCCTTTAAAGTTGAAATAGTCATAAGGACTATTAATCAATGTTTAAGTTTCATACACTCCTAAAAGTTACAGGAGATATTAGTCTTGTTAATCAGAAAATTATAACGAAAAATTCTAAAAACTGAACAATTATGAAATCAGATAATACAAAAACATTTTTGTAAGGAATATATTTGATAAAAGTATTAGGAGGTTCTTACCAGATATTACAAGTGATTTTTTGATGTAACAGTTAATTTATTGTTAAAATTTCTTAAATAAGTGATTGATAGTGATTTCAACAAGTGATAAATCCATGGCAATGCCATAAGTTTCCTGGGAACTATGTAAATACATATTTAACCAGGCTCTTCGGATAGATTCTACCCTGCTCATTTAACACCAAAAATATACCATTTTTGAACATAAAATATTTTATAGAAATAGATTAATTGAATTTTTATAAAAAAGCAATATCCATATCTATTTTAATATTCTAATAAGTCCTCAAAATAATTTAAAACTAACTTGACAACATTTCAACTTATCAACTTAAAATTTTCTAAAAATAAATCCCTTGGAGAATAACTTAAAAAATCAGATTTTCGGTTTAATGAAAAATAACATAATACAAAAAACTTATTGAATATTATGTTATATATTAGACCTGATTTTTCATGATTCTTATAATGAAATTATTTAAATTCAATTTTTAGAGACGAGATGAATTCTATGTCATTTTTTTATTCCTTTGTAGAATATTTTCATATTTTTCTGAAAATTCCATTCCATTGTCCAATTTTCTTAAAACTTAACGGATACAATAGCTCAATTAAAAAAAACTTATTATTCCTCAAGATTTTCCTTTTCATATTTAATAAAATTTTTATCCGCTTCATTTTAAAAGACTATTGAAACTATCTTAGTATACCTTATTAATAAAAATATGTCAAGTTTTTTCGATAAATAACATTTTCTATGTTATTTTATTTAATCAAAAATTAATTTATCTAACAATATTATTTCTTTGAGAACCAAAATTTTCCTAGAAAAAATAACTGTGTTTTTTTAAAATTTTAAATAAATAAAAAAACTATAAATTTTTTATTTATAATATTTTAATTTATATAGATTTCGGTAAAAAATTTTTTCTGAATATAGTTATTTTACTTTCTAAATATCTATAATACTTTCAAAAAATTTTGAGTTCTTTCATGTTGTGGATTTAAAAATACGTCTTTTGGACTTCCTTGCTCTACGATTTCTCCATCAGCCATAAAAATTACTCTGTCGCACACTTCCCTTGCAAATCCCATTTCATGTGTTACGACTATCATTGTCATTCCATCTTTTGCGAGTGATTTCATTACCTGTAGCACTTCTCCCACCATTTCAGGATCTAGAGCAGAAGTTGGCTCGTCAAACAATATTGCTTCTGGATTCATTGCTAAAGCTCTTGCTATTGCAACTCTTTGTTTTTGTCCTCCAGATAGGCTTGAAGGATAAAAATCTGCCTTTTCTTCCAAACCTACTTTTCTTAGCAGTTCTTTTGCCTTAATTTTTGCTTCTTCCTTATTCATTTTTTTTAGTGTGACTGGAGCTAAAATAATATTTTCCAATACTGTTAAATGTGGAAACAAATTAAATGACTGAAACACCATTCCTATTTTTTCCCTTAATTTGTCAATATTCAAATTTTTATCAGCCATATCCTCATTATCCACAAAGATATGCCCTCCATCAAATTCCTCAAGTCCATTTATACATCTTAAAAATGTACTTTTTCCTGACCCAGAAGGCCCAATTACACTTACAACTTCTCCTTTTTCTATATTTACACTTATATCTTTCAAGACAACATTATTTCCAAATTGTTTTTTTAAGTTTTTTATTTTTATCATACTTTTAGCTTCCCTTCTATTTTCTTAAATAAAGTTGACAAAATCTTGATTACAAGATAATAAATCAATGCAATAATTAGCATTGTTTCAAATGTCTTATAATTTGTTTTAAATGCAATCTGTCCTTTTCCCATCAAATCAGCAACTCCTATAACCATTAATAATGAGGTATCTTTTAGCGATGTAATGAACTGATTCAGAATCGCAGGTATCATATTTTTTATTGCCTGCGGCAAAATAACTTTTCTCATTGCTTTTCCAAAGGATAGTCCCAAACTTCTAGCAGCCTCCATCTGTCCTGCATCAATTGCCTGTATTCCTCCTCTGAAGATTTCAGCCAAAAATGCACCAGCATTCAAACTTATTATGATAATTCCAGCAATTTCAGGAGACATTTGCTGTCCACCCAGAATCCCTTTATTTATAATTGGTACAACTCCGAAATAAAAGAATATCGCTTGTACTAGAAGCGGCGTCCCCCTTATCAAGTCAATATATTCCTTTCCAATCCATTGTAAAGTCTTAATCAAATAAAAAGTAAAATTCTTCTTTTTCGTAGGTACAAAATTTATATATCCCACACTAACACCAATTAATACAGCAAAAAACAACGATATTACTGCAATTAGAAGTGTTGTCCCCAGCCCAATTAGAAATTCAATTTTGTATTCCATTAATATTTCAATATACGTCTTTAAATAGTCAAACATATTTTTTCCTTTCTAAAATCCAAGTTTCTAATTTAAAAAAGCAAATTAGCTCCAAAACTTTATATTTAACATTGTAAAAGAGCTTCATTGCTTTTTTCCTTTATTATTTTGTATATTTATCCACTATTTTTTGATATTCTCCATTTTCCTTTAATGTTTTCAATCCTTTATTAAATTTTTCTAATAGTTCCTTATTTTCACCTTTTTTAACCATAAATCCATATTCATTGCTCGTCAATTTTTCTGTTCCTATTTTGACATTTAAATTTGGATTTACTTTTATTGTATAGGCAATTACTGGATAATCCTCAAATGCGGCATCTGCCTGATTATTTTCAACTGCCTTTAATGTAGAAGCTGAATCTTCAAATACTCTTATATTTGCTTTTCCTTTTAAATTATCTTCAGCATATTTTGCTCCAGCTGTACCATTTTTTACAGCTAATTTTTTCCCTTCTAGATCCTTTACAGTTTTAATCCCACTATTACTTTTATTAACTAATGCAACAAGTCCTGATTCATAATATGGATCAGAAAAATCTACACTTTTCTTTCTTTCTTCAGTAATGCTTGCTCCTGCAATTACTCCGTCAAGCTGTCCTGACTGCAACGCTGGAATTAAACCTCCAAAATCCATTGGCTTAAATTCCACTTCAAATCCTTCTAATTTTCCAATTGCTTCTACTAATTCTATATCAATTCCAGTATATTTGCCATCTTTTTTATATTCAAATGGCGGAAAGCTTGTATCTATTCCTATTGTATATTTTTTCTTGCCATTTGCTGATTTATTTCCACAGGCAATTACTAACATTAATACCGTCATTAATATAATTATTTTTAATATTTTAGATTTCATAACAATCTTCCTCCAAATTTTAAATTTTATTTTGTGTATTTATTAATTATTTTCTGATACTCTCCATTTTCTTTTAACGCCTTCAATCCTTTGTTGAACTTTCCTAGTAATTCTTTGTTTGTCCCTTTCTTAACCATAAAACCATTTTTATCATTTGTTAATTTTTCTGTTCCTATTTTTAATTTTGCATCTGGAGTGATTTTTAAGGTATAGGCAATTACTGGATAATCTTCAAATGCAGCGTCTGCTTGATTGTTTTCTACTGCCTTTAGCATTGATGTTGTATCTTCATATACTCTTACTTGAGCTTTTCCCTTTAAATTTTCTTCAGCGTATCTTGCCCCAGCTGTACCATTTTTTACAACAAGTCTCTTTCCTTCCAGATCTTTCGCTGTCTTAATAGCTGTATTATTTTTATTTACAACCGCAACTAATCCAGCATCATAATATGGCTCTGAAAAATCTACCACCTTTTTTCTATCTTCTGTAATGTTAGCACCTGCAATCGCTCCATCAAGCTGTCCTGACTGTATAGCTGGAATAATTCCACCAAAATCCATTGGCTTGATTTCTACTTCAAATCCTTCTTCTTTTGCAATCGCTTTTATCAGTTCTACATCAATTCCTATATTCTGATTATTTTCCTTGTAGGAAAATGGTGGATAAATCAGATCTACTGCAATAATGTACTTTTTCTTTCCATCTGAAGTCCTGCCTTCATTCTTTCCACAAGCAACAGCTAGAATTAATAAAAATATCGTCAATGATATTTTAAGAACTTTTTCCATCTTCATACTCGTTTCCTCCTTAGTTTATAACGATTTTCTTAATATGATAAAATTCTAGCACAAAAAAAAATTATTGTCAAAATTTTGAAATTTTTGGTATTTTTTCTTATTTTTTCAAATTTTCTGATAAATTTTTCACATATTTATCCAAAAATTTTATTTTTTTATGTAAATAAAGTTTCAAATCGCGATTTAGGATTCTATAACTATTTTTATTAGCTATTTCAGCACTTTTTTCTCACTTACAACACAATCTAAAATTATATCATGTTCCTCCACAGGCACTTCATCAATTATCTGAAAATCATAACAAACTCCAATAAATAGAGCTTTATTATTTTTCTTTCTGACTTTTTCCAAAAAAGTGTCATAATATCCTCCACCAAACCCAATCCGATTTTTCTTAGAATCAAAGGCAAGAGCAGGAACGATGACAACATCCAATATTTCTTCATCATAAAAGTCGTTGGAAGAAGATTCATAATATCCAAATTTGTGTAAAATAAGTTCATTTTTATTATATTTATTGATTTTCATTTCTCTATTTTTGCTATTTGTAATTTTAGAAATAAAAAAATTTTTTTTTGGATGAAGTTCTAGTAACTTTGTGATTTTGACTTCAGTTTTCATATCCATAAAAATCATTATATTTTGAACATTCTCAATATATGAAGTCAAATTTTTTATAATTAAATCACTTTTTTTATTAATATCTTTATCAGAAAGAATATTCCTTTTTGCCAGAATTTCTTTTCTAATTTTATCTTTTTTTATTTGTAAATCTGTTTTTGTTTTTTTCATATGGAAATTCTCCTTTATAAAATCCCGTCTATTATTAAATTATTTTATTTTCATTGGAATTCCAGAAACTACAAAATATACCTCATCTGCCTTTTCTGCAACAATCTGATTCATTTTTCCAGCAATTTCACGAAAATATCTTCCAAGAGGATAATTTGGAACAAGCCCCATTCCCAGTTCATTTGATACAATTATTACATTTTCAAAATTTTGACTGACTTTAAGAAGTTCATTTACCGAATTTTCCACATTTTTATTTAATTTTTCCACAATTTGAACATATAAATTTTTATCAAAATTATCCCAGTCAATATCTCTTTCTTCAAAAATTATATTAGTAATCATATTTGTAAGGCAGTCTACAAGCATGTTGTGCTGTATTTCATTATTATTTTTAAAAAAATCATTTAATGAAATTTCAAAATTTTTGTAAGTTTCGGCGGTAATCCAATTGTTTTCACGTCTTTCTTTGTGTAGTCTAACCTTTTCCTTCATTTCCTCATCAAAGGCAATTGAAGTCGCTAAATATATATTTTCCTGTTTTCCATTATTTAATTTTAGCAGCATTTCTTCTGCGAACTTGCTTTTCCCGCTTTTTGCTCCACCAGTAACAAAAATTAATCCCATTTTTTCTCCTTTTCGTATTGATAATTTAGTAGTTTGATATTCAAAAAAAGAGAAAAATATATTGTTTAATTTCTCTCTTTTTCTGAAAAACTTTAGTTAGTTTCTATTTTTTCTGCTTTCAATTACTTTTTGTGCCAAATCTCCCATTAATTCTTCATATCTTACAAGTTTCATTTCAAAATATCCGCGTCCTTGTGTGATAGCTTTTAATTCATTAGCGTATTTGAATGTTTCTGACATTGGAGCTTCAGCAGTAATTTTTTGTTTTGTTCCTTTGTGAGCCTCCATTCCCATTACTTTTCCACGTTTTTTGTTAATATCTCCTATTATATCTCCAATGTATTCTTCTGGAACAATGATTGTAAGCTCCATAATTGGTTCGAGCAATATAGGTTTTGCCTCAAGCATTCCTTTCTTGAAGGCCAAGTTTGCTGCAATTTTGAAGGCCAGTTCAGAAGAATCAACATCGTGATATGATCCGTCGTATAAAACTGCTTTTATGTTAGTTACAGGATAACTTGCCAGCACCCCTTCCTTAAGAGATTCCCTTAATCCTTTTTCTACCGCTGGAATATATGATTTTGGAACGCTTCCTCCTGTAATTGTTTCTTCAAAGACAAAATCTTCATCGTCGACATATGAAAATTTAATTAATACATCTCCATATTGTCCATGTCCCCCAGACTGTTTCTTATGTTTTCCCTGAACATCAGAAGTACCTTTAATTGTTTCCCTGTACGGAACTTTTAATTCTACAGTTTTTATTGTTATTCCGAATTTTGCTTTTAATTTTTCAATAACTGTCGCAGAATGAAGTTCTCCTTGTACTCCTAGCACTGTCTGCCCTGTTTCAAGGTTTCTATGCCAAGTGAAAGATGGATCTTCTTCCATTAGACG
Proteins encoded in this window:
- a CDS encoding amino acid ABC transporter ATP-binding protein produces the protein MIKIKNLKKQFGNNVVLKDISVNIEKGEVVSVIGPSGSGKSTFLRCINGLEEFDGGHIFVDNEDMADKNLNIDKLREKIGMVFQSFNLFPHLTVLENIILAPVTLKKMNKEEAKIKAKELLRKVGLEEKADFYPSSLSGGQKQRVAIARALAMNPEAILFDEPTSALDPEMVGEVLQVMKSLAKDGMTMIVVTHEMGFAREVCDRVIFMADGEIVEQGSPKDVFLNPQHERTQNFLKVL
- a CDS encoding amino acid ABC transporter permease → MFDYLKTYIEILMEYKIEFLIGLGTTLLIAVISLFFAVLIGVSVGYINFVPTKKKNFTFYLIKTLQWIGKEYIDLIRGTPLLVQAIFFYFGVVPIINKGILGGQQMSPEIAGIIIISLNAGAFLAEIFRGGIQAIDAGQMEAARSLGLSFGKAMRKVILPQAIKNMIPAILNQFITSLKDTSLLMVIGVADLMGKGQIAFKTNYKTFETMLIIALIYYLVIKILSTLFKKIEGKLKV
- a CDS encoding transporter substrate-binding domain-containing protein — translated: MKSKILKIIILMTVLMLVIACGNKSANGKKKYTIGIDTSFPPFEYKKDGKYTGIDIELVEAIGKLEGFEVEFKPMDFGGLIPALQSGQLDGVIAGASITEERKKSVDFSDPYYESGLVALVNKSNSGIKTVKDLEGKKLAVKNGTAGAKYAEDNLKGKANIRVFEDSASTLKAVENNQADAAFEDYPVIAYTIKVNPNLNVKIGTEKLTSNEYGFMVKKGENKELLEKFNKGLKTLKENGEYQKIVDKYTK
- a CDS encoding transporter substrate-binding domain-containing protein is translated as MKMEKVLKISLTIFLLILAVACGKNEGRTSDGKKKYIIAVDLIYPPFSYKENNQNIGIDVELIKAIAKEEGFEVEIKPMDFGGIIPAIQSGQLDGAIAGANITEDRKKVVDFSEPYYDAGLVAVVNKNNTAIKTAKDLEGKRLVVKNGTAGARYAEENLKGKAQVRVYEDTTSMLKAVENNQADAAFEDYPVIAYTLKITPDAKLKIGTEKLTNDKNGFMVKKGTNKELLGKFNKGLKALKENGEYQKIINKYTK
- a CDS encoding 5-formyltetrahydrofolate cyclo-ligase — its product is MKKTKTDLQIKKDKIRKEILAKRNILSDKDINKKSDLIIKNLTSYIENVQNIMIFMDMKTEVKITKLLELHPKKNFFISKITNSKNREMKINKYNKNELILHKFGYYESSSNDFYDEEILDVVIVPALAFDSKKNRIGFGGGYYDTFLEKVRKKNNKALFIGVCYDFQIIDEVPVEEHDIILDCVVSEKKVLK
- the cobU gene encoding bifunctional adenosylcobinamide kinase/adenosylcobinamide-phosphate guanylyltransferase, which produces MGLIFVTGGAKSGKSKFAEEMLLKLNNGKQENIYLATSIAFDEEMKEKVRLHKERRENNWITAETYKNFEISLNDFFKNNNEIQHNMLVDCLTNMITNIIFEERDIDWDNFDKNLYVQIVEKLNKNVENSVNELLKVSQNFENVIIVSNELGMGLVPNYPLGRYFREIAGKMNQIVAEKADEVYFVVSGIPMKIK